In the genome of Rhizobium etli 8C-3, one region contains:
- a CDS encoding phage tail tape measure protein, with translation MADFDVSIRARLKNDVKREGKELERDLKGINQAIKQLDRSGTSNNLGASVEKAGRAANRSTQAVRTLDREARKLNGINTNAAEREIDALGKASQRAKRDVESLHRSSRNLNQISASKLDGIQRSTGILNGTMGRLAGSAGSAFGALLAFASVDNIVRGMERLGEQARKLDREVASVAVTAEMRTPEAIARIGKSNEGLSIRYGIDQSQVNDARKAYAAAGFGVDQQEAILDPSLKAAKAGDSTGETIAAAIIAAQQALGVKNAEVPAALDMMAKGSKLGSFEVDAMAKNFPALATMYGGTGRQGLQGWAELIAAAQVVRMGAGDQTTAATNLQNVISKLSSPDTVKNFDEKGVSLEKLKARSIKNGTPYLMDLVDEVMRLSGGDEFVIGELFGDMQAKAALAPLINNREKYNEFLKQIIGQSQGTVDTDYDFLRNRPQEKADRRGAALTATGDKIGSAYNSVTDPLRDAAVRAVNPDYAVQEDDYRRSQLRKLGPLELSRQIGAAKGQLSALPSEMFDAVVPSLALTRGATKRRLKELQDAMSALDGGSSLEARDERAAAGPSSLQRFLFGRAAEPGFNVKDHLGIDLKPQAESSMQGYNEALSAEGDKAIAIARDKAAAIRDSFNFTATPTIAPTFLPPAGAPAATSAPKDKQSSLVPTSGGTVKVAQYFPGGNARLASLRAQREQNRSVRMAAARSLSDTGSKTA, from the coding sequence ATGGCTGATTTCGACGTCTCGATCCGCGCCAGGCTTAAGAACGATGTCAAGCGCGAGGGCAAGGAACTTGAGCGCGACCTGAAGGGCATCAACCAGGCGATCAAACAGCTCGATCGTTCCGGCACTTCGAATAACCTTGGCGCCAGCGTCGAGAAGGCCGGTCGCGCTGCAAACCGTTCGACGCAGGCGGTTCGCACCCTCGATCGCGAGGCCCGCAAGCTCAACGGCATCAATACCAACGCGGCGGAGCGGGAGATCGATGCGCTTGGCAAAGCCAGCCAGCGCGCAAAACGGGATGTCGAGAGCCTGCATCGAAGCTCTCGCAATCTGAACCAGATCAGCGCTTCGAAGCTCGATGGCATCCAGCGCTCCACCGGGATCTTGAATGGGACGATGGGCCGGCTCGCCGGAAGCGCTGGCAGCGCCTTCGGCGCATTGCTCGCCTTCGCGTCCGTCGACAACATCGTCCGGGGCATGGAGCGGCTGGGCGAGCAGGCCCGCAAGCTCGATCGCGAAGTGGCGTCGGTGGCTGTAACGGCCGAAATGCGCACGCCGGAGGCGATCGCGCGCATTGGCAAGTCGAATGAGGGATTGTCGATCCGCTACGGCATCGACCAGTCCCAGGTGAATGACGCGCGCAAGGCTTACGCGGCCGCCGGCTTTGGCGTCGACCAGCAGGAAGCGATCCTCGATCCGAGCCTGAAGGCGGCAAAAGCTGGAGACAGCACTGGCGAGACGATCGCGGCGGCCATCATCGCAGCTCAACAGGCGCTTGGCGTAAAGAACGCCGAGGTGCCTGCGGCGCTCGACATGATGGCGAAGGGTTCAAAGCTCGGAAGCTTCGAAGTCGATGCCATGGCCAAGAACTTTCCGGCGCTGGCCACCATGTACGGCGGGACCGGTCGTCAAGGCCTGCAGGGTTGGGCCGAGTTAATCGCCGCCGCCCAGGTCGTGAGAATGGGCGCGGGCGACCAGACCACAGCCGCCACCAACCTCCAGAACGTCATCAGCAAACTTTCATCGCCCGATACGGTGAAGAACTTCGATGAAAAGGGCGTGAGCCTCGAAAAGCTCAAGGCTAGGTCCATCAAGAATGGAACGCCCTATTTGATGGACTTGGTCGATGAAGTCATGCGCCTCTCTGGCGGCGATGAGTTCGTCATCGGCGAGTTGTTCGGCGACATGCAGGCCAAGGCGGCGCTCGCGCCGCTGATCAACAATCGCGAGAAATATAACGAGTTCCTGAAGCAGATCATCGGGCAGAGCCAGGGCACCGTCGACACGGACTACGATTTCCTCCGGAACAGGCCGCAGGAGAAGGCTGACCGGCGCGGCGCTGCTTTGACGGCCACCGGCGACAAGATCGGATCGGCGTACAACAGCGTCACCGATCCGCTGCGCGATGCAGCCGTCCGGGCCGTCAATCCCGACTATGCAGTGCAGGAAGACGACTACAGGAGATCCCAGCTTCGAAAGCTTGGACCTCTTGAACTGAGCAGACAGATCGGCGCGGCGAAAGGTCAGCTTTCCGCCCTGCCCTCGGAAATGTTCGACGCCGTCGTGCCGTCACTGGCGCTGACGCGCGGCGCGACCAAGCGTCGGCTGAAAGAGTTGCAGGACGCAATGTCTGCGCTCGACGGCGGCTCCTCGCTGGAGGCGCGAGACGAGAGAGCGGCCGCCGGTCCCAGCTCCTTGCAGCGGTTCCTGTTCGGCCGCGCGGCCGAGCCGGGCTTTAACGTGAAAGACCATCTCGGCATCGATCTAAAGCCCCAAGCCGAAAGCTCGATGCAAGGCTATAACGAAGCCTTGAGCGCCGAGGGCGACAAGGCGATCGCGATCGCCCGCGACAAGGCGGCCGCGATCCGTGACAGCTTCAATTTCACGGCGACGCCGACGATCGCACCGACCTTCCTGCCACCTGCCGGCGCACCGGCCGCGACATCGGCGCCAAAGGACAAGCAGTCTTCATTGGTGCCCACTTCCGGCGGCACCGTGAAGGTGGCGCAATACTTCCCCGGCGGCAATGCCAGGCTCGCGAGCCTCAGGGCGCAGCGCGAGCAGAACCGGTCCGTGCGCATGGCGGCCGCTCGCTCGCTCTCCGACACAGGGTCGAAAACCGCATGA
- a CDS encoding phage tail protein: MSVFNPTGALISIGGAILYTVGGLNPQRLAFSSEARFPAHPIPAGIAYQATGLGEQSLSIEARTFPHVMGGLDAYAVLEAHHKSQSTVPVIRLKGNFMGLVSGLYVIQSLETDEEKLHPFDGVGRIVDVNIGLLKMPDSFGSSGGIISGFGALL; the protein is encoded by the coding sequence ATGAGTGTTTTCAATCCGACCGGTGCCTTGATTTCGATCGGCGGCGCCATTCTTTACACGGTGGGCGGCCTCAATCCGCAGCGGCTCGCCTTTTCCAGCGAAGCACGGTTTCCGGCGCATCCGATCCCGGCCGGCATCGCCTATCAGGCGACCGGCCTCGGCGAGCAGAGCCTCTCGATCGAGGCGCGGACCTTTCCGCATGTGATGGGCGGCCTGGATGCGTACGCGGTGCTCGAAGCGCATCACAAGAGCCAAAGCACCGTGCCGGTCATTCGGCTGAAGGGAAACTTCATGGGGCTGGTTTCCGGCCTCTATGTCATCCAGTCGCTGGAGACGGACGAGGAGAAGCTTCACCCGTTCGACGGCGTCGGCCGCATCGTCGACGTCAATATCGGCCTTCTGAAAATGCCCGATAGCTTCGGCAGCTCCGGCGGCATCATTTCCGGCTTTGGAGCGCTGCTATGA
- a CDS encoding DNA adenine methylase, translating to MVNIEEWRDVPNTQPPAAWIGGKRCLAPRLVKMIAAVPHVVYAEPFVGMGGVFFRRTKVPRGEVINDRNGEVVNLFRILQRHYPQFMDTLKFQITSRREFERLKSCDPATLTDLERAARFIYLQKLAFGGKVAGQNFGVDSSRAARFNLNRLAPLLEDVHERLGGVVIENLDWLAFIDRYDRPDTLFYLDPPYFGSEGDYGRTLFGREQFEVMAERLGRTKGNFILSINDVPQIRDVFSRFTFAEAELTYSISGGEGTPARELIIMKRAT from the coding sequence ATGGTGAATATCGAAGAGTGGCGGGATGTCCCCAACACGCAACCGCCGGCCGCCTGGATCGGCGGCAAACGCTGTCTTGCCCCGCGCCTGGTCAAGATGATCGCTGCGGTGCCCCATGTCGTTTACGCCGAGCCGTTCGTGGGCATGGGCGGCGTGTTTTTTAGACGAACCAAAGTGCCGCGCGGCGAGGTGATCAATGATCGCAATGGCGAAGTGGTCAATCTCTTCCGGATCCTGCAGCGACACTATCCGCAGTTCATGGATACGCTGAAATTCCAAATCACCAGCCGCCGAGAATTCGAGCGCCTCAAAAGCTGCGATCCCGCCACTCTGACCGACCTCGAACGCGCTGCTCGCTTCATCTATCTGCAAAAGCTTGCATTTGGAGGAAAAGTTGCGGGGCAGAATTTTGGCGTCGATAGCAGCCGTGCCGCTCGCTTCAATTTGAACCGCCTGGCACCACTCCTGGAAGACGTTCATGAACGCCTCGGAGGTGTCGTGATTGAGAACTTGGATTGGCTCGCGTTCATCGACCGCTACGACCGACCGGACACCCTCTTTTATCTCGATCCGCCATATTTCGGCAGCGAAGGCGACTACGGGAGAACGCTGTTTGGCCGGGAGCAGTTCGAAGTCATGGCGGAGCGCCTCGGTCGCACCAAAGGCAACTTCATCTTGTCCATCAACGACGTTCCGCAGATTCGCGATGTGTTCAGCCGGTTTACTTTCGCAGAAGCGGAATTGACCTATTCGATTTCTGGCGGAGAAGGTACGCCGGCACGAGAGCTGATCATCATGAAAAGGGCGACTTGA
- a CDS encoding tail protein X, which produces MTTYTVAYGGERLDRIAAKTLQTEQLGAVEALLDANRELGDFAAGIIPAGTVIVIPESFSGKAGVKRVLAWE; this is translated from the coding sequence ATGACGACGTACACCGTGGCCTATGGCGGCGAGCGGCTGGACCGGATCGCTGCGAAGACGTTGCAGACCGAGCAGCTAGGGGCCGTCGAAGCGCTGCTCGACGCCAATCGCGAATTGGGCGACTTTGCCGCCGGCATCATCCCGGCCGGAACGGTCATCGTCATTCCGGAAAGCTTCAGCGGCAAGGCCGGCGTGAAGCGCGTTCTGGCGTGGGAGTGA
- a CDS encoding DUF4376 domain-containing protein, whose amino-acid sequence MEYRNPVFSRADEGAIDMEIEHPVHGWIPFTALPNDVEEHGRELFAAAVATGNVAPYAPPVLPPPTSEGVDAERDRRITAGFIFNGFAFQSRPEDRENIMGASTAALAAMVNGAQPGDYRWHGEDSDFRWIDANNVMHPMDAQTVFAFGKAAMSHKQAHIFAARALKDMSPIPADYADDQHWLSQVA is encoded by the coding sequence ATCGCAACCCCGTTTTTAGCCGCGCCGACGAAGGCGCCATTGATATGGAAATTGAGCATCCGGTCCATGGCTGGATACCATTCACTGCTTTACCTAATGACGTTGAAGAACATGGTAGGGAATTGTTCGCCGCCGCCGTCGCCACTGGCAACGTCGCCCCTTACGCTCCACCAGTACTGCCTCCGCCGACCAGCGAAGGCGTTGACGCCGAACGCGACCGCCGGATCACGGCAGGCTTCATATTCAACGGTTTCGCGTTTCAGTCACGTCCGGAAGATCGTGAAAATATCATGGGTGCTTCAACCGCAGCGCTCGCCGCAATGGTCAATGGCGCTCAACCGGGCGACTATCGTTGGCACGGCGAAGACAGCGATTTTCGATGGATCGACGCTAATAATGTGATGCATCCGATGGACGCGCAGACGGTGTTTGCGTTCGGTAAAGCGGCGATGTCGCATAAGCAAGCGCATATCTTCGCTGCACGGGCGCTAAAGGATATGTCACCGATTCCTGCTGACTATGCCGACGATCAGCATTGGCTTTCGCAAGTGGCATAG
- a CDS encoding phage major tail tube protein, translating into MDRIIHGSNWYCNEINQRLRIDETTLPELSREMTSYVMGGGYFALDLPAEIQALTAEMTVNGAHEDLRSRFGREPGDWTTVAYYESLLDVFPAGSDGSVQTSGSPKLNGRVVFLKGLLNSYTPGGVKGLKATGATRLRWSSIVLYHDLFNGKTVHKFDLQNNVLIIDGVNYTADHNRLISA; encoded by the coding sequence ATGGACCGCATCATTCACGGCTCCAACTGGTACTGCAACGAGATCAATCAGCGTCTGCGCATCGATGAGACGACGCTGCCGGAGCTTTCCCGCGAGATGACGAGCTACGTCATGGGCGGCGGTTACTTCGCGCTGGATCTGCCTGCCGAAATTCAGGCGCTAACTGCCGAAATGACGGTCAATGGCGCGCACGAGGATCTCCGCAGCCGCTTCGGCCGCGAGCCGGGCGACTGGACAACGGTCGCCTATTACGAGAGCCTCCTCGACGTCTTTCCGGCCGGTTCCGACGGCAGCGTCCAGACGAGCGGCTCGCCGAAACTCAACGGACGCGTCGTTTTCCTGAAGGGACTGCTGAACAGCTACACGCCGGGCGGCGTCAAAGGCCTGAAGGCCACCGGCGCAACGCGTCTGCGTTGGTCATCGATCGTGCTCTACCACGATCTCTTTAACGGCAAGACGGTCCACAAGTTCGATCTGCAGAACAACGTGCTGATCATCGACGGTGTGAACTACACCGCCGACCATAACCGGCTGATCAGCGCCTAA
- a CDS encoding phage tail assembly protein, which yields MLTSGAIKVPVTTPNSKDDPADVKTEHITLPPSEMWAALDNRSAPMQPEPKPADAGPDKAQIIHAFINPSARSRTIPLVYPFTLNGEDVREVTVRRLTLGEVQDLLARTSGAALTAMDIYAEMTGLTAEILRGLDDEDGTAVTDAAYDFFPPRLRPDSASSEN from the coding sequence ATGCTGACTTCCGGTGCAATCAAGGTTCCCGTGACCACGCCGAACTCGAAAGACGATCCGGCAGACGTCAAGACTGAGCACATTACCCTGCCCCCGTCGGAGATGTGGGCCGCGCTCGACAACCGCAGCGCCCCGATGCAGCCGGAGCCGAAGCCCGCCGATGCCGGTCCCGACAAAGCGCAAATCATCCACGCTTTCATAAACCCCTCTGCTCGATCGAGAACGATCCCGCTGGTTTACCCCTTCACGCTTAATGGCGAAGACGTCCGCGAAGTCACCGTTCGCCGTCTGACGCTTGGCGAAGTGCAGGACCTGCTGGCGCGGACCTCGGGAGCGGCGCTGACGGCCATGGACATCTATGCCGAGATGACCGGGCTCACGGCCGAAATCCTTCGCGGCCTGGACGATGAGGACGGCACGGCGGTGACGGACGCGGCCTATGATTTTTTTCCCCCACGGCTGCGTCCGGACAGCGCATCGTCGGAGAACTGA
- the mnmA gene encoding tRNA 2-thiouridine(34) synthase MnmA produces the protein MNTLDFDKKPEDTRIVVAMSGGVDSSVVAGLLKRQGYDVLGITLQLYDHGAAVHRAGSCCAGQDIDDARRVCETLGIPHYVLDYEKRFRDTVINPFMESYVAGETPIPCVSCNQTVKFADLLATAKELGADALATGHYIRSRPNPTSGNPSRRALYRPADAERDQSYFLFATTQEQIDYLRFPLGGLPKAETRRLAEEMGLVVAKKADSQDICFVPQGKYSDIITKLKPNSALAGEIVHLDGRVLGSHDGILHYTIGQRRGIGVATGEPLYVVFLDARSRRVIVGPKEALETHRVYLRDVNWLGDQPLAEASSGEGFACYAKVRSTRAPAPAVVRADARGIYVDLTVGEAGVAPGQACALYSAPGDDARVFGGGFVERSEREPTAEASLKALLSRAAAA, from the coding sequence GTGAACACACTGGATTTTGACAAGAAACCGGAAGATACGCGCATTGTCGTTGCCATGTCCGGCGGCGTCGACAGTTCCGTCGTTGCCGGCCTGTTGAAGCGTCAGGGCTACGATGTGCTTGGTATCACGCTGCAGCTTTACGACCACGGAGCGGCCGTTCACCGTGCCGGTTCCTGCTGTGCCGGGCAGGACATCGACGACGCGCGCCGGGTCTGCGAAACGCTCGGCATTCCGCATTACGTGCTCGACTACGAGAAGCGCTTCCGCGACACCGTCATCAATCCTTTCATGGAAAGCTATGTGGCCGGCGAAACGCCGATCCCTTGCGTGTCGTGCAATCAGACCGTCAAGTTCGCCGATCTTCTGGCGACCGCCAAGGAACTCGGCGCCGATGCGCTGGCGACCGGCCATTACATCCGTTCGCGCCCGAACCCGACATCCGGCAACCCAAGCCGCCGCGCGCTTTACCGTCCAGCCGACGCCGAGCGCGACCAGAGTTATTTCCTGTTTGCAACAACCCAGGAACAGATCGACTATCTGCGCTTCCCGCTCGGCGGCCTGCCGAAGGCCGAGACCCGCAGACTTGCCGAAGAGATGGGCCTGGTCGTTGCCAAGAAGGCCGACAGCCAGGACATCTGTTTCGTGCCGCAAGGCAAGTATTCCGATATCATCACCAAGCTGAAGCCGAACTCGGCGCTGGCGGGCGAGATCGTACATCTCGACGGCCGCGTGCTCGGCAGCCACGACGGTATCCTGCACTACACGATCGGTCAGCGCCGCGGCATCGGCGTTGCGACCGGCGAGCCTCTCTATGTCGTCTTTCTCGATGCGCGCTCGCGCCGTGTCATTGTCGGCCCCAAGGAAGCGTTGGAGACACACCGCGTCTATCTTCGCGATGTCAACTGGCTCGGCGACCAGCCGCTTGCCGAAGCGTCCTCCGGCGAAGGTTTTGCCTGCTACGCGAAGGTTCGCTCTACCCGGGCACCGGCGCCGGCGGTTGTCCGTGCCGATGCGCGCGGTATCTATGTCGACCTGACCGTCGGCGAAGCCGGCGTGGCGCCGGGCCAGGCATGCGCGCTTTATTCGGCGCCTGGCGATGACGCCCGCGTGTTTGGCGGCGGCTTCGTCGAGCGTTCAGAGCGCGAGCCGACGGCCGAAGCCTCGCTGAAAGCCCTGCTTTCCAGAGCCGCCGCCGCCTGA
- a CDS encoding phage tail protein: MAGTTDFVGVRVFSDLRSTVAKIDTRDSTVLGMVLPAPLADNTAFPVGELVRLSTDDPVQVAKLGAGIALDTVNQIASEGIVTDIAFTRVAHSAEADPAAKLEAEINNIVGSAGAKTGIWTMLEAKAHLGLEPGAIIAPGYTSQRIGGAANAVATAMSTVAGKIIDCMAIVDTPVTDREAAAAYAEDFATALNVIACYPQVIVNLGAGNVTRSMSPHVAAAMIRRDKETGGPHKAFWNRPLQGILGPSIPVGYIDGEITSDANFLNQVGIGTIIEGKLLWAPFTTASDPTVQKWRSIKRIRTRRAVEKAVLRPLRQYLSEDITPHMVSLIYRSLDQFLGDLQTLGAIIDYELLWSASMNPATILEAGALRVKMRFAETPDLVDLQIYSEPQPEAFDVLQAAIAASLSQLGLNNVRVTA; the protein is encoded by the coding sequence ATGGCTGGCACCACCGATTTCGTCGGCGTCCGCGTCTTCTCCGATCTCCGTTCGACCGTCGCCAAGATCGACACGCGCGACAGCACCGTGCTTGGCATGGTGCTTCCCGCGCCGCTCGCCGACAACACGGCGTTCCCTGTCGGAGAACTCGTTCGCCTTTCCACCGATGACCCGGTCCAGGTTGCCAAGCTCGGCGCCGGCATCGCGCTCGACACCGTCAATCAGATCGCCTCCGAAGGCATCGTCACCGACATTGCCTTTACCCGCGTGGCCCATTCCGCCGAGGCCGATCCCGCCGCCAAGCTTGAGGCGGAGATCAATAACATCGTCGGCTCGGCCGGCGCCAAGACCGGCATTTGGACGATGCTGGAGGCCAAGGCGCATCTCGGCCTGGAGCCGGGCGCCATCATCGCCCCCGGCTACACCTCGCAGCGCATCGGCGGCGCGGCCAATGCCGTCGCAACCGCCATGTCCACGGTCGCCGGCAAGATCATCGACTGCATGGCGATCGTCGACACGCCGGTCACCGACCGCGAGGCGGCCGCTGCCTATGCCGAGGACTTTGCCACGGCGTTGAACGTGATTGCCTGCTATCCGCAGGTGATCGTCAATCTCGGTGCCGGCAACGTCACGCGCTCGATGTCGCCGCATGTCGCCGCCGCCATGATCCGCCGCGACAAGGAAACCGGCGGTCCCCACAAGGCCTTCTGGAACCGGCCGCTGCAGGGCATTCTTGGCCCGTCCATACCGGTTGGCTACATCGACGGCGAGATCACCTCGGACGCAAACTTTCTCAATCAGGTCGGCATCGGCACGATCATCGAGGGCAAGCTGCTCTGGGCGCCGTTCACCACTGCGAGCGATCCGACCGTGCAGAAATGGCGCTCGATCAAGCGTATCCGCACCCGCCGTGCGGTCGAAAAGGCCGTGCTCCGGCCGTTGCGCCAGTATCTCTCCGAGGACATCACTCCGCACATGGTGTCGCTGATTTACCGTTCGCTCGATCAGTTCCTCGGCGACCTTCAGACGCTCGGCGCCATCATAGATTATGAGCTGCTCTGGTCCGCCTCCATGAACCCGGCAACAATCCTGGAAGCCGGTGCGCTGCGCGTGAAGATGCGCTTCGCCGAGACGCCCGATCTGGTCGACCTGCAGATCTACAGCGAGCCGCAGCCGGAAGCCTTCGATGTGCTCCAGGCGGCGATCGCCGCCTCGCTCTCGCAGCTCGGCCTCAACAACGTCCGCGTAACGGCTTAA
- a CDS encoding phage late control D family protein — translation MPKKPIVQVIGQSGMDLVAGWGAALVAVQFTDNDGAEADELNITFSLSPPFPDSPAEGTRYRLLYGWDRGALRDGGLFTYQSDSLGGDPESGYTMTITARASDFIDADKKADSEHFEDTTAGEIFKTIAARSGKTAAVHPDIAKIKIPYRLRYNQSATGFANELAEELGGTLKFAGGKMLVPTRNSGQTANGAAMPTIVVSYASSHSFELSTEGRSKYAEVGSGYFDPLEGVQKLFEAASIGSASRFLSLHPARSKEEAEYAGKAQAAEQARDSVTGSVECEGDVDAMAGAPVNLMGFGTSRDAADLVAASIQHSFTFDEGGGWIMSIELANRQMSKD, via the coding sequence ATGCCTAAGAAACCAATCGTCCAGGTGATCGGTCAAAGCGGCATGGACCTCGTTGCGGGCTGGGGAGCCGCCCTCGTCGCCGTCCAGTTCACGGACAACGACGGCGCGGAGGCCGACGAGCTAAACATCACTTTCTCGTTGTCGCCGCCGTTTCCGGATAGCCCGGCCGAGGGCACGCGCTACCGGCTTCTCTATGGTTGGGATCGTGGCGCGTTGCGCGACGGCGGCCTCTTCACCTACCAGTCCGACAGCCTGGGCGGCGATCCCGAGAGCGGTTACACAATGACGATCACGGCGCGGGCCAGCGATTTCATCGACGCGGACAAGAAGGCAGATAGCGAGCACTTCGAAGACACGACGGCCGGTGAAATCTTCAAGACGATCGCCGCCCGATCCGGAAAGACGGCCGCTGTCCACCCCGATATCGCGAAGATCAAAATCCCATATCGGCTACGCTACAATCAGTCGGCGACCGGCTTTGCGAACGAGCTGGCGGAAGAGCTGGGCGGAACGCTGAAATTCGCCGGCGGGAAGATGCTGGTGCCGACGCGGAACTCCGGCCAGACGGCGAACGGCGCCGCGATGCCGACGATCGTCGTTTCCTATGCGTCCTCGCACAGCTTCGAGCTTTCGACGGAGGGCCGCAGCAAGTATGCCGAGGTCGGCAGCGGCTATTTCGATCCTTTGGAGGGCGTTCAAAAGCTCTTCGAAGCCGCCTCGATCGGCAGCGCCTCGCGCTTCCTTTCGCTCCATCCGGCGCGGAGCAAGGAGGAGGCAGAATATGCCGGCAAGGCACAGGCGGCCGAGCAGGCGCGCGACAGCGTCACTGGCAGCGTCGAGTGCGAGGGTGACGTCGATGCTATGGCGGGCGCGCCAGTAAACCTGATGGGCTTCGGAACGAGCCGCGATGCGGCCGATCTAGTGGCGGCCTCCATCCAGCACAGCTTCACCTTCGATGAAGGCGGCGGCTGGATCATGTCGATCGAGCTGGCGAACAGACAGATGAGCAAGGATTAG
- a CDS encoding Crp/Fnr family transcriptional regulator has product MPDRNATPNTLIAAMDEQTAWAVLDASERIELDIRYQLQAPNTPNDYVYFPESGVTSMVAHAPGGLKIETGIIGKEGMVGTNVLSGVNQSPHEIFVQMATTVRRMPVDQMQSLIAGNPALQNLLVRYLHTVHVQVACTALANGRTTIVQRLARWLLMCHDRVGSPKLSLTHEFLSLMLGTRRAGVTTALHILEGEHLIRSERAICTITDRAGLKARAGGIYGIPEAEYRRLIGVSAQDQDATINATAASGNYRHGNSRDEAASKQP; this is encoded by the coding sequence ATGCCCGACCGAAACGCAACGCCCAACACCCTCATCGCAGCGATGGATGAACAAACGGCCTGGGCCGTTCTGGATGCATCGGAGCGTATCGAACTCGACATCCGTTACCAGCTGCAGGCTCCCAACACTCCAAACGACTACGTTTATTTTCCGGAATCAGGCGTCACCTCAATGGTGGCCCATGCGCCGGGCGGCTTGAAGATCGAAACAGGCATTATCGGAAAGGAGGGAATGGTCGGAACGAATGTGCTCTCGGGAGTCAATCAATCCCCCCATGAGATATTCGTCCAGATGGCCACCACGGTTCGACGCATGCCCGTAGACCAGATGCAGTCCTTGATCGCGGGCAACCCGGCGCTTCAGAACCTCCTCGTCCGGTATTTGCACACCGTACATGTGCAGGTTGCGTGCACGGCGCTCGCAAACGGTAGGACGACAATTGTTCAGCGGCTGGCTCGCTGGCTGCTGATGTGTCACGATCGGGTCGGCAGTCCGAAACTGTCACTGACCCACGAGTTCCTGTCCCTGATGCTGGGCACCCGCAGGGCCGGTGTAACGACCGCATTGCACATTCTTGAAGGTGAGCACCTGATACGATCCGAGCGTGCCATTTGCACCATCACCGACCGGGCCGGCCTTAAAGCACGAGCCGGTGGAATTTACGGTATACCCGAGGCGGAATACCGTCGGCTAATTGGCGTAAGCGCACAAGATCAGGATGCGACCATCAACGCGACGGCGGCCTCGGGTAATTATCGTCATGGCAACAGCCGAGATGAGGCAGCTTCGAAGCAGCCTTAG
- a CDS encoding ferritin-like domain-containing protein, whose amino-acid sequence MSTAQDNLVAWLRDAHAMEEQAETMLKAQYERIKNYPDLKARIGQHLEETRQQAKSLEMCLDRIGGGSSTIKDMAGKITAFGQGLSGLFVSDEIVKGSLASYTFEHLEIASYRILIAAAEFAGDQQTKAVCEGILKEEIAMAKWLEDNLAGVTEAFLTRAEADITAKR is encoded by the coding sequence ATGTCTACTGCACAAGACAATCTCGTCGCTTGGCTCCGTGACGCTCACGCGATGGAAGAGCAGGCCGAAACGATGCTGAAGGCACAATACGAGCGCATCAAAAACTATCCGGATCTGAAGGCGCGCATCGGCCAGCATCTCGAAGAAACCAGGCAGCAGGCAAAATCACTGGAAATGTGCCTGGACCGCATAGGTGGAGGCTCCTCGACCATCAAGGACATGGCCGGAAAGATAACCGCTTTCGGCCAGGGCCTCAGCGGCTTGTTTGTAAGCGACGAAATCGTCAAAGGCTCACTGGCGAGCTACACATTCGAACACCTCGAGATTGCCAGCTACAGGATTCTTATCGCGGCCGCAGAGTTCGCAGGCGATCAGCAAACGAAGGCGGTCTGCGAAGGAATCCTCAAAGAAGAAATCGCCATGGCAAAGTGGCTGGAGGACAATCTTGCTGGTGTAACCGAGGCTTTTCTTACGCGTGCCGAGGCCGACATCACGGCAAAGCGGTAA